The following are from one region of the Acetobacteroides hydrogenigenes genome:
- a CDS encoding PH domain-containing protein, translated as MSAKSIDLSQPNRLHMGGMAIFFGLSAKKFIQYIWPILLIRVFDKDGSMLAAFILLGIIAAVAIIHALLEYLYFTFQITSGELTVRSGYIRKKQVSVPLSKIQSLNMKQNLLQRLLKIYELEVNTAGAKGSEVTLQALSLTTIREVEQLVNLGSSNISEEEHDAEAPPITNEEHEQTIMRLSPTDLLRVGLTNNHIKVILIVYGFLFGIYDDLPERWQRLVVDTLDQFSAQASSQLAIYLALGLLCAIIFTVTGAILATFAWHFNLKLSHTPSRLVLDAGLIAHKRVLIPFRKIQTLTWTTNPLRRLIGIFAVSVGQASSLEETEKMKANVPGCTDAQVEQIQQALFGTSLMAQPEQLHRSHWIYLRNLWLMFGLAPAAVVSIVGYLADSPLVWSWLWAIVYLPFAYLSWRHAYFYMDEQHVVVSSGSFGHKRQMFALHKIQGVSVRQSIWQKPRGRASATLYLAGETITLSQIDAATAYALRDYALFLAESEQQPWM; from the coding sequence ATGAGCGCTAAGTCCATCGACCTTTCCCAGCCCAATCGGCTACACATGGGCGGCATGGCCATCTTCTTTGGCCTATCGGCTAAGAAGTTTATTCAGTACATATGGCCCATTCTGCTCATCCGCGTGTTCGACAAGGATGGATCGATGCTTGCTGCCTTCATCCTACTGGGCATTATTGCCGCCGTTGCCATTATCCATGCACTGCTGGAGTATCTCTACTTCACCTTTCAGATCACCTCCGGCGAGCTGACGGTGCGCAGCGGCTACATCCGCAAGAAGCAGGTGTCCGTTCCTCTGTCAAAAATTCAAAGCCTAAATATGAAGCAGAACCTGCTTCAGCGGCTGCTAAAGATTTACGAACTTGAGGTGAATACCGCTGGGGCCAAGGGCTCGGAGGTGACGCTGCAGGCTCTTAGTTTAACCACCATTCGTGAGGTAGAACAGCTGGTAAACCTAGGCTCTTCGAACATCTCGGAAGAGGAGCACGATGCGGAGGCCCCCCCTATCACAAACGAAGAGCACGAGCAAACCATAATGCGGCTAAGCCCTACCGATCTGCTGCGTGTGGGCCTTACCAACAACCACATCAAGGTTATCCTTATCGTGTACGGTTTCCTGTTTGGTATCTACGACGACCTTCCCGAAAGGTGGCAGCGGTTGGTGGTGGATACGCTTGATCAGTTTTCGGCACAAGCCTCCAGCCAGTTGGCCATCTACCTTGCCTTGGGGCTGCTGTGCGCCATCATTTTTACGGTGACGGGGGCCATTCTGGCAACCTTTGCCTGGCACTTCAACCTAAAGTTGAGCCACACGCCCAGCCGTTTGGTGCTGGATGCCGGACTTATTGCGCATAAGCGGGTGCTTATCCCCTTCAGGAAAATCCAGACCCTTACCTGGACCACCAATCCGCTTCGACGGCTAATCGGCATCTTCGCCGTTTCGGTAGGGCAGGCATCCTCGCTTGAGGAAACCGAGAAGATGAAGGCCAACGTTCCTGGATGTACCGATGCTCAGGTAGAGCAGATTCAGCAGGCCCTTTTTGGAACCAGCCTAATGGCCCAGCCAGAGCAGCTGCACCGCAGCCACTGGATATACCTCCGCAACCTTTGGCTAATGTTTGGGTTGGCTCCTGCGGCCGTAGTTTCTATTGTGGGTTACCTCGCAGATAGTCCGCTGGTATGGAGCTGGCTTTGGGCTATCGTATACCTACCCTTTGCCTACCTAAGCTGGCGCCACGCCTACTTCTACATGGACGAGCAGCACGTGGTGGTTAGCAGCGGCTCGTTTGGCCACAAGCGCCAGATGTTTGCCCTACATAAGATTCAGGGGGTGTCTGTACGACAATCTATCTGGCAAAAGCCAAGGGGCAGAGCTTCCGCCACGCTCTACTTGGCAGGCGAAACCATCACCCTATCGCAGATAGACGCTGCCACAGCCTACGCGCTGCGCGACTACGCCCTCTTCCTGGCCGAAAGCGAGCAGCAACCGTGGATGTAG
- a CDS encoding MATE family efflux transporter has translation MASTSPLDLGKAPIPKLLLHYALPSIIAMTASSLYNIVDSIFIGHGVGAMGISALAISLPLMNLGAAFGALIGIGASALLSIKMGEGDAKSQFKILGNTLTLNIVLGVLFTVVGLIFLDPILKLFGASNNTLPYAREFMRIILIGNVFTHVYLGLNTLLRASGHPRHSMVIVVMAVVVNAILNALFIFVFKWGIAGAAWATVIAQLLATIFEVSYFARKSRPIHFKAFALKLDARIVRSIFAIGMAPFLLNIGSSIVVVFLNNALMQYGGDLYVGAFGIANRILLVIAMITFGLTQGMQPIVGFNYGARNIGRVKQVVKLTITWATVCTTAGAIAGILFPRTIATIFTTDPELIRIAENGLRIVFIGFPIVGFQIVAANFFQSIGMASRAIIQSVLRQMVLLLPFLLIFPLFWGTTGIWASMPASDILASLVSAILIASEWKKLNRLAPPVYEPAKQASLQPCEP, from the coding sequence ATGGCAAGTACATCACCACTAGACTTAGGCAAAGCCCCCATACCAAAGCTGCTGCTACACTACGCGCTCCCATCCATAATCGCCATGACGGCCTCATCGCTCTACAACATCGTCGACAGCATATTTATTGGGCATGGCGTAGGGGCAATGGGCATCTCGGCCTTGGCCATATCCCTCCCGCTGATGAACCTTGGAGCGGCATTTGGCGCACTTATCGGGATAGGCGCATCGGCGCTGCTCTCCATCAAGATGGGCGAAGGCGATGCAAAAAGCCAATTCAAGATTTTGGGGAATACGCTCACGCTAAACATCGTATTAGGAGTTCTCTTTACGGTCGTTGGGCTGATCTTCCTCGATCCCATCCTAAAGCTATTTGGAGCAAGCAACAATACGCTGCCCTATGCCCGCGAGTTTATGAGGATTATCCTTATCGGGAATGTCTTTACCCACGTGTACCTTGGGCTAAACACGCTCCTACGCGCCTCGGGGCATCCGCGCCACTCTATGGTAATCGTGGTAATGGCGGTGGTGGTAAACGCCATCCTGAACGCCCTCTTCATCTTTGTGTTTAAATGGGGAATAGCAGGTGCCGCCTGGGCTACCGTTATTGCGCAGCTGCTGGCCACCATCTTCGAGGTTAGCTACTTTGCCCGCAAGTCGCGCCCCATCCACTTTAAGGCCTTTGCCCTGAAGCTGGACGCCCGAATCGTACGCTCGATATTCGCCATTGGGATGGCCCCTTTTCTGCTGAACATCGGGTCGAGCATCGTGGTGGTATTCCTCAACAATGCGCTTATGCAGTACGGAGGCGACCTCTACGTTGGCGCCTTCGGCATTGCCAACCGCATACTTCTGGTTATTGCCATGATAACCTTCGGCCTCACCCAAGGCATGCAGCCCATCGTTGGTTTCAACTACGGAGCCCGAAATATTGGCAGGGTAAAGCAGGTGGTTAAGCTAACCATAACCTGGGCTACCGTGTGCACCACGGCAGGAGCCATTGCGGGAATTCTCTTTCCCCGAACCATCGCCACCATCTTTACCACCGACCCCGAGCTCATCCGCATCGCAGAGAACGGTCTCCGAATCGTATTCATAGGCTTCCCCATCGTAGGATTCCAGATCGTGGCGGCCAACTTCTTTCAGTCCATCGGCATGGCTAGCCGGGCAATCATTCAGTCGGTGCTTCGCCAGATGGTGCTCCTGCTACCCTTCCTGCTCATCTTTCCGCTGTTTTGGGGAACCACCGGCATTTGGGCCAGCATGCCCGCTTCCGACATTCTGGCCTCGCTCGTATCGGCCATCCTAATTGCCAGCGAGTGGAAAAAGCTCAACCGCCTTGCTCCGCCCGTTTATGAGCCAGCCAAGCAGGCCAGCCTTCAGCCGTGCGAGCCATAA
- the kdsB gene encoding 3-deoxy-manno-octulosonate cytidylyltransferase, whose amino-acid sequence MKFIGIIPARYASTRFPGKPLADIKGKPMIQRVYEQASKVLPVVYVATDDERIFNAVRAFRGNVVMTSTDHKSGTDRCAEAVRKAEAEREEMYDVVVNIQGDEPFIVPDMLLKVMSCFNDGQTDIATLVKPFGADEDIFNPNSPKVVVSNSNFALYFSRSVVPFLRGMDKKDWQKSHTFLKHIGLYAYRTKVLHQLTQLDQGVLEEAESLEQLRWLENGFRIKVERTEHQNYGIDTPEDLEKVLQMDLL is encoded by the coding sequence ATGAAGTTTATAGGAATTATCCCAGCCAGATACGCATCGACCCGCTTTCCGGGTAAGCCACTCGCCGACATTAAGGGCAAACCAATGATACAGCGCGTGTACGAGCAGGCGAGCAAAGTGCTTCCGGTGGTGTACGTTGCTACCGACGACGAGCGCATATTCAACGCGGTAAGGGCTTTTCGAGGCAATGTGGTGATGACCTCTACCGACCACAAGAGCGGAACCGACCGCTGTGCCGAGGCCGTTCGTAAAGCAGAAGCTGAGCGCGAAGAGATGTACGATGTTGTGGTTAACATCCAAGGCGATGAACCCTTTATTGTACCCGACATGCTGCTAAAGGTGATGAGCTGCTTTAACGATGGCCAAACCGATATCGCAACATTGGTAAAACCATTTGGAGCCGACGAGGACATCTTCAACCCCAACTCTCCAAAAGTAGTGGTAAGCAACAGCAACTTTGCCCTCTACTTTAGCCGTTCGGTGGTGCCCTTCCTTCGCGGAATGGACAAGAAGGATTGGCAGAAAAGCCACACTTTCCTTAAGCATATAGGGCTCTATGCCTACCGCACGAAGGTACTACACCAGCTAACCCAGCTCGACCAAGGAGTGCTAGAGGAAGCCGAGTCGCTCGAGCAGCTTCGCTGGCTGGAGAACGGTTTCCGCATTAAGGTAGAGCGCACCGAGCACCAAAACTACGGTATAGATACCCCCGAAGATCTTGAGAAGGTTCTACAAATGGATCTTCTTTAG
- the sufD gene encoding Fe-S cluster assembly protein SufD, whose protein sequence is MSKPIENNVVKSLVDLYIANMEMLTDGVSLAVNNVRADAIESFLLNGIPNKKNEKYKYTDIQLVFEKEYEKYFASQNISVEQSDLFKCDVPNLNAHLAMLVNGFYFGEKLTVLDNGVVFGSFAAASTQYPELFEKYYNKVADNATEGLTALNTAFAQDGVFLYIPKGVVLDQTIQILNGFVSNEDILTQPRNLFIFEENSEAKVAICDHTLSTNSFLTNSVTEVFVERNASVEVVKMQNANNGSTLISNVYVHQDKQSRYTSHAVTLHGGLVRNNVTANLNGEECENKLSGLYLVDKDQQVDSRTVVNHNVPRCFSNQLFKGVLDDNGVAAFNGMVYVARDAQKTEAYQSNRTLQLTDDAKVYTKPQLEIYADDVKCSHGATVGQPDTDQVFYMRARGIGEREATLLQMFGFAHEVIQHIGIEPLRDRIDELVNKRLRGELSRCNVCEMHCM, encoded by the coding sequence ATGAGTAAGCCTATAGAAAATAACGTTGTTAAATCGCTGGTAGACCTCTACATCGCCAACATGGAGATGCTTACCGATGGGGTATCGCTTGCGGTGAACAACGTTCGTGCCGATGCCATCGAGAGCTTCCTGCTCAACGGCATCCCCAACAAGAAAAACGAAAAGTATAAGTATACCGACATCCAGTTGGTATTCGAGAAGGAGTACGAAAAGTACTTTGCCTCACAGAATATCTCCGTAGAGCAATCGGATCTCTTTAAGTGCGATGTGCCTAACCTGAATGCCCACTTGGCAATGCTGGTGAATGGGTTTTACTTTGGCGAGAAGCTAACCGTTTTGGATAATGGAGTAGTGTTTGGCTCGTTTGCCGCTGCATCAACCCAGTATCCTGAGCTGTTCGAGAAGTACTACAACAAGGTTGCCGATAATGCAACCGAGGGATTAACCGCACTCAATACGGCATTTGCACAGGATGGCGTATTCCTATATATACCAAAGGGTGTTGTTCTCGATCAAACAATTCAGATTCTTAACGGATTTGTTTCGAACGAGGATATACTTACCCAGCCTCGAAATCTTTTCATCTTCGAGGAGAATAGTGAGGCGAAGGTTGCCATCTGCGATCATACGTTATCAACAAATAGCTTTCTTACCAACTCTGTTACGGAGGTGTTTGTTGAGCGCAATGCCTCTGTAGAGGTGGTTAAGATGCAGAATGCGAACAATGGATCAACGCTCATCTCCAATGTGTACGTACATCAGGATAAGCAGAGCCGCTATACCTCCCATGCAGTTACCCTACATGGCGGTTTGGTTCGCAACAATGTAACCGCTAACCTCAATGGCGAGGAGTGCGAGAATAAGCTATCTGGTCTATATCTGGTTGATAAAGATCAGCAAGTTGATAGCCGCACCGTGGTTAACCATAACGTACCACGCTGCTTCAGCAACCAGCTCTTTAAGGGGGTGCTTGATGACAATGGCGTTGCTGCCTTCAACGGAATGGTGTACGTGGCTAGGGATGCCCAGAAGACCGAGGCATACCAGAGCAACCGTACGCTTCAGCTTACCGATGATGCCAAGGTGTACACCAAACCTCAGCTTGAGATTTATGCCGACGATGTGAAGTGTAGCCACGGAGCAACCGTTGGTCAGCCCGATACCGATCAGGTATTCTACATGCGTGCACGCGGTATTGGCGAGCGCGAGGCTACGCTGCTTCAGATGTTCGGATTTGCCCATGAGGTTATCCAGCACATCGGTATTGAGCCGCTCCGCGACCGCATTGACGAACTTGTAAACAAGCGTCTGCGTGGCGAGCTTAGCCGCTGCAATGTGTGCGAGATGCATTGTATGTAG
- a CDS encoding M28 family peptidase, whose protein sequence is MQRILLSIILLFGAATTMAQRGEKAISPRQMVKDILTLEADSMQGREPCTIGETRAVSYLTTRMKELGLRPAFGSSYTQAVPLVAIRSQLPQTITIGSPEGIPLEYQAGTDVSVWSPTTQPTISIKNSPMVFVGFGVNAPESQWDDFKGIDVKGKTIVVLVNDPGFYNHDTSLFKGKAMTYYGRWRYKFEEAERRGAAACLIVHDDAGAGYPWSVVNGHTNNKEFYIDDPALENPRCMVTGWLTKSAAVSLMEAAGYRLTDLMDAAAKRTFQPVDLRCSFSIDIKNELSRGESQNVAGYIKGSKHPDEVIVYSGHWDHLGFGKPVNGDSIIHGASDNASAIAWMFAIAQGFKNGPAPERSILFLSPTAEEAGLLGSSYYVQHPTFAMKKTVAMFNTDVFVFIGKFRDVTITGPGHSELDGMLREAAATQGRYLADDPTPDNGMFYRSDQQPFLKAGVPALFAKGYIDNVELGKEKTALVNAEYWKTVYHKPTDRFIPGVSKVDGVYEDAILFYRLGYKLANSRTFPKWMKSSEFYVER, encoded by the coding sequence ATGCAACGCATCCTACTTTCAATCATACTGCTCTTCGGTGCGGCCACAACCATGGCGCAGAGGGGCGAGAAGGCCATCAGTCCACGGCAGATGGTTAAGGATATCCTAACGCTCGAGGCCGACTCGATGCAGGGGCGCGAGCCCTGCACCATTGGCGAGACGCGTGCCGTAAGCTACCTCACCACCCGCATGAAGGAGCTGGGCCTACGCCCCGCCTTCGGCAGCAGCTACACGCAGGCGGTGCCGCTGGTGGCCATCCGCAGCCAGCTGCCGCAAACCATCACCATCGGCTCGCCCGAGGGGATTCCGCTGGAGTACCAGGCGGGCACCGATGTTTCGGTGTGGAGCCCTACCACCCAGCCAACCATTAGCATCAAAAATTCACCAATGGTATTCGTAGGGTTTGGGGTAAATGCTCCCGAGAGCCAGTGGGACGACTTCAAGGGCATCGACGTGAAGGGCAAAACCATCGTGGTGCTGGTAAACGACCCCGGCTTCTACAACCACGACACCTCCCTCTTTAAGGGCAAGGCGATGACCTACTACGGCCGCTGGCGCTACAAGTTCGAGGAGGCCGAGCGCCGCGGTGCCGCCGCCTGCCTTATCGTGCACGACGATGCCGGCGCCGGCTACCCCTGGAGCGTGGTAAACGGTCACACCAACAACAAGGAGTTTTACATTGATGATCCTGCGCTGGAGAATCCCCGCTGCATGGTAACCGGATGGCTCACCAAGAGCGCCGCCGTCAGCCTGATGGAGGCCGCCGGATATCGCCTAACCGACCTGATGGATGCCGCCGCCAAACGCACGTTCCAGCCCGTAGACCTGCGCTGCAGCTTCAGCATCGACATTAAGAACGAGCTATCGCGCGGCGAATCGCAGAATGTTGCCGGATATATCAAGGGATCGAAGCACCCCGACGAGGTGATCGTCTACAGCGGTCACTGGGATCACCTAGGGTTTGGCAAGCCCGTTAACGGCGATTCGATCATCCACGGGGCCTCCGATAACGCCTCGGCCATCGCCTGGATGTTCGCCATCGCGCAAGGCTTTAAGAATGGGCCAGCACCCGAGCGCTCTATCCTCTTCCTTTCGCCTACCGCAGAGGAGGCCGGACTGCTGGGCAGCAGCTACTACGTGCAGCATCCAACCTTCGCAATGAAGAAGACCGTAGCCATGTTTAACACCGACGTATTCGTGTTCATCGGCAAGTTTAGGGATGTCACCATCACCGGCCCCGGCCACTCGGAGCTCGACGGAATGCTCCGCGAGGCCGCCGCAACCCAGGGTCGCTACCTAGCCGATGACCCTACCCCCGACAACGGCATGTTCTACCGCTCCGACCAGCAGCCCTTCCTTAAGGCAGGTGTGCCTGCGCTATTCGCCAAGGGATATATTGATAACGTAGAGCTAGGAAAGGAGAAAACCGCACTGGTTAATGCCGAGTACTGGAAAACGGTATACCACAAGCCCACCGACAGGTTTATCCCGGGAGTAAGCAAGGTCGATGGCGTGTACGAGGATGCCATCCTCTTCTACCGCCTCGGATATAAGCTGGCCAACAGCCGCACCTTCCCCAAGTGGATGAAGAGTTCGGAGTTTTACGTGGAGAGGTAA
- a CDS encoding PH domain-containing protein, whose amino-acid sequence MLFENPSFNIEEFPNASKPSYTPLQNDYIMVQLFNAILLYVSIFAVIAFVALVGINAFWSHPILYTMLMVVLMLALLGLQVYLIMAGFKYKGYCIRQHDVLYRSGLIFKRELAVPLRRIQHVEVKRGVFARIFDLASLHIYTAGSGSVDLKIPGLSLADAEKLMEHLSQTISHER is encoded by the coding sequence ATGCTATTCGAAAACCCATCCTTCAACATAGAGGAGTTCCCAAACGCCTCTAAGCCCAGCTACACTCCGCTGCAAAACGACTATATCATGGTGCAGCTCTTCAACGCCATCTTGCTGTACGTATCCATATTTGCCGTTATAGCCTTCGTGGCGCTAGTGGGTATTAACGCCTTCTGGTCCCATCCCATTCTATACACGATGCTAATGGTAGTGCTAATGCTTGCCCTGTTGGGATTACAAGTATACCTTATCATGGCCGGTTTCAAGTACAAGGGCTACTGCATCCGTCAGCACGATGTGCTCTACCGCAGCGGCCTCATCTTTAAGCGCGAGCTGGCGGTTCCGCTTCGAAGAATTCAGCATGTAGAGGTTAAGCGTGGCGTATTTGCCCGCATTTTCGATCTGGCATCGCTCCACATCTACACCGCAGGTAGCGGCAGCGTTGACCTAAAGATACCGGGACTAAGCCTCGCCGATGCCGAAAAGCTGATGGAACACCTCTCCCAAACCATCTCTCATGAGCGCTAA
- a CDS encoding cysteine desulfurase — protein sequence MYDVNRIREDFPILSREVNKRPLVYLDNGATTQKPRAVLESVNQMSTFWNANIHRGVHYLSQQSTEMYEAARETVRSFLNAASTREIVFTAGATAAINTVAYSFGEKYIKEGDEILITEMEHHANIVPWQLLCQRKGAILKYIPFDSKGILQDNLLESLITEKTKILGLVHVSNSLGTINPVKEIVARAHALGVPVLVDGSQAAPHMEVDVQDIDADFYVFAGHKVYGPTGIGILYGKEKYLEEMPPYQGGGDMIAHVKLDGNTTWAELPLKFEAGTTNYIGAVGLGAAIRYIEEIGLKNIQAHEHSLLHYANQRLSTIGSLTVYGKAPHKAAIISFLLNGIHMLDTGMVLDKLGIAVRTGTHCTEPIMDHFGIDGTVRASFAMYNTKEEVDRLYEALLVVQQMFGGAY from the coding sequence ATGTACGACGTAAATAGGATACGGGAAGACTTTCCAATACTGTCGCGCGAGGTAAATAAGCGACCTTTGGTGTACCTGGATAATGGTGCCACCACGCAGAAGCCTCGTGCCGTGCTCGAATCGGTGAACCAGATGAGCACTTTTTGGAATGCTAACATCCACCGTGGGGTGCACTATCTTTCGCAGCAGAGCACCGAGATGTACGAGGCTGCACGAGAAACGGTGCGCTCGTTTCTGAATGCCGCTAGCACCCGTGAGATTGTCTTCACCGCTGGAGCTACGGCTGCTATCAATACCGTGGCGTACTCGTTTGGGGAGAAGTACATCAAGGAGGGAGATGAGATACTCATCACCGAGATGGAGCACCATGCCAACATCGTGCCCTGGCAGCTGCTATGCCAGCGAAAGGGAGCTATCCTTAAGTACATTCCATTCGATAGTAAGGGAATCCTTCAGGATAACCTCCTTGAAAGCCTGATCACCGAAAAGACAAAGATCCTTGGGCTGGTTCACGTATCCAATTCGCTTGGCACCATCAATCCCGTTAAGGAGATTGTGGCTCGTGCTCATGCGTTGGGCGTTCCGGTGCTGGTGGATGGATCGCAGGCTGCACCTCACATGGAGGTGGATGTGCAGGATATCGATGCCGACTTCTACGTGTTTGCCGGACATAAGGTATACGGACCAACGGGTATTGGAATACTCTACGGAAAAGAAAAGTACCTTGAGGAAATGCCTCCCTATCAGGGTGGAGGTGATATGATTGCCCACGTGAAACTCGATGGCAATACAACCTGGGCAGAGCTACCCCTTAAGTTTGAAGCTGGAACCACTAACTATATTGGTGCTGTTGGATTGGGTGCTGCCATTCGCTATATCGAAGAGATTGGTCTGAAAAACATCCAAGCGCACGAGCATAGTCTGCTTCACTACGCCAACCAGCGGCTATCCACCATTGGAAGCCTTACGGTATACGGCAAGGCTCCTCATAAGGCTGCCATCATATCGTTTTTGCTAAACGGCATCCACATGCTTGATACGGGCATGGTGCTCGATAAGCTGGGTATTGCAGTCCGCACCGGAACCCACTGTACCGAACCTATCATGGACCACTTTGGAATCGATGGTACTGTTCGTGCATCGTTTGCCATGTACAACACCAAAGAGGAGGTAGATAGACTCTACGAGGCGTTGCTGGTAGTACAGCAGATGTTCGGGGGAGCGTACTAA
- the metG gene encoding methionine--tRNA ligase has product MKQFKRHLVTSALPYANGPVHIGHLAGVYIPSDIYTRYLRLRGEDVIHVCGTDEHGVPITIKAKQEGVTPQDIVDKYHKIIGDSFKGLGISFDIFSRTTTPTHYATASEFFKKLHDAGKFVEQTSEQYYDEEAKQFLADRYIMGTCPHCGNDRAYGDQCEKCGTSLNSTDLIDPKSMISGSKPVMKETKHWYLPLNDYQKDLEKWILTDHKEWKSNVYGQCKSWFDLGLQPRAVSRDLDWGIPVPVEGGEGKVLYVWFDAPIGYISATKDLTPDWEKYWKSEDTKMVHFIGKDNIVFHCIVFPSMLMADGSYILPENVPANEFLNLEGDKISTSRNWAVWLHEYLEEFPGKEDVLRYVLCANAPETKDNDFTWKDFQTRNNSELVAIFGNFVNRALVLTQKYFDNKVPAAGALTDFDRETLEEMPKIKKAVEDYIEVYRFRDALKEAMNLARLGNKYLADTEPWKVAKTDMERVATILNVALQITANLAIVFEPFLPFSTEKLLKMLNTSEFGWDKLGNTDLLAVGHELGKAELLFEKIEDSVIDAQLKKLEDTKLANALKEYKAEPQKEEAQFDDFMKMDIRVGTIKACEKVAKTKKLLKLTVDTGIDTRTIVSGIAEHFEPEQLLGKQACFLVNLAPREIKGITSNGMILMAQDADGKLRLVQPNEAVKPGSQVG; this is encoded by the coding sequence ATGAAGCAGTTCAAAAGACACCTGGTAACCTCGGCGCTACCATACGCCAATGGGCCCGTTCATATTGGCCACCTTGCTGGGGTTTACATCCCTTCGGATATCTACACCCGCTACCTGCGCCTTAGGGGCGAAGACGTGATCCACGTTTGCGGAACCGACGAGCACGGGGTACCCATCACCATAAAGGCAAAGCAGGAGGGCGTTACCCCTCAGGATATCGTGGACAAGTACCACAAGATCATCGGCGACTCGTTCAAGGGATTGGGCATCTCGTTCGACATCTTCTCGCGTACCACCACCCCAACGCACTACGCCACCGCATCGGAGTTCTTCAAGAAGCTGCACGACGCAGGTAAGTTCGTAGAGCAAACCTCCGAGCAGTACTACGACGAGGAGGCCAAGCAGTTCCTGGCCGACCGCTACATCATGGGAACCTGCCCCCACTGCGGCAACGACCGCGCCTACGGCGACCAGTGCGAGAAGTGCGGTACGTCGCTCAACTCTACCGACCTCATCGACCCAAAATCGATGATTAGCGGCAGCAAGCCTGTAATGAAGGAGACCAAGCACTGGTACCTCCCCCTAAACGACTACCAAAAGGATCTCGAGAAGTGGATCCTCACCGACCATAAGGAGTGGAAGAGCAACGTGTACGGCCAGTGCAAAAGCTGGTTCGACCTCGGGCTACAACCCCGCGCCGTGAGCCGCGACCTCGACTGGGGGATTCCCGTTCCTGTTGAAGGCGGCGAAGGGAAAGTGCTCTACGTATGGTTCGATGCGCCTATCGGCTACATCTCGGCTACCAAGGATCTTACTCCAGATTGGGAGAAGTACTGGAAGAGCGAGGACACCAAGATGGTTCACTTCATCGGTAAGGACAACATTGTATTCCACTGCATCGTGTTCCCATCCATGCTGATGGCCGATGGCAGCTACATCCTACCCGAAAACGTACCCGCCAACGAGTTCCTTAACCTCGAAGGCGACAAGATATCGACCTCGCGTAACTGGGCCGTTTGGCTGCACGAGTACCTCGAAGAGTTCCCCGGTAAGGAGGATGTGCTTCGCTACGTGCTTTGCGCCAATGCGCCAGAAACCAAGGATAACGACTTTACCTGGAAGGATTTCCAAACCCGCAACAACAGCGAGCTGGTGGCCATCTTCGGTAACTTTGTAAACCGCGCGCTGGTGCTTACCCAAAAGTACTTCGACAATAAGGTGCCTGCCGCTGGTGCGCTCACCGATTTCGACCGCGAAACGCTTGAGGAAATGCCTAAGATTAAGAAGGCAGTGGAGGACTACATCGAGGTGTACCGCTTCCGCGATGCCCTTAAGGAGGCCATGAACCTTGCCCGCCTTGGAAACAAGTACCTTGCCGACACCGAGCCATGGAAGGTTGCCAAAACCGACATGGAGCGCGTGGCAACCATCCTTAACGTGGCGCTGCAAATCACCGCTAACCTGGCCATTGTATTCGAGCCATTCCTGCCCTTCTCCACCGAGAAGCTGCTGAAGATGCTCAACACCTCCGAATTTGGCTGGGATAAGCTGGGCAACACCGACCTGCTAGCCGTTGGTCACGAACTGGGCAAGGCAGAGCTGCTATTCGAGAAGATTGAGGATAGCGTGATAGATGCCCAATTAAAGAAGCTCGAAGACACTAAGCTGGCCAACGCCCTTAAAGAGTACAAGGCCGAGCCCCAAAAGGAGGAGGCGCAGTTCGACGACTTCATGAAGATGGACATCCGAGTAGGAACCATTAAGGCGTGCGAGAAGGTTGCCAAGACCAAGAAGCTGCTTAAGCTTACCGTAGATACCGGCATCGACACCCGCACCATCGTTTCGGGTATTGCCGAGCACTTCGAGCCAGAGCAGCTCTTAGGCAAGCAAGCATGCTTCCTTGTAAACCTTGCCCCCCGCGAGATTAAGGGGATCACCTCCAACGGCATGATTCTTATGGCGCAGGATGCCGATGGCAAGCTCCGTTTGGTTCAACCAAACGAGGCCGTTAAGCCAGGATCACAGGTGGGATAA